A DNA window from Canis lupus dingo isolate Sandy chromosome 2, ASM325472v2, whole genome shotgun sequence contains the following coding sequences:
- the USB1 gene encoding U6 snRNA phosphodiesterase 1 isoform X2 → MSAAPLVGYSSSGSEDEAGAGAGAGAGAQAQPGAGGCGRAQSPLPSQRLPVPDSVLHMFLDTEEEPVDDPEKHGGRVRTFPHERGNWATHVYVPYETREEFLDLLDVLLPHAQTYVPRLVQMEAFHLSLSQSVVLRHHWILPFVQALKDRMASFQRFFFTANRVKIYTNQEKTRTFIGLEVTSGHNQFLDLVSEVDRVMEEFDLTTFYQNIVDEFEDSEMVLRAHAEQVRCKSGNKFFSMPLM, encoded by the exons ATGAGCGCGGCGCCCCTGGTGGGCTACAGCAGCAGCGGCTCGGAGGAtgaggccggggccggggccggggccggggcgggggcccaGGCGCAGCCGGGTGCTGGAGGCTGCGGGCG tGCCCAGAGCCCACTTCCCAGCCAGAGGTTGCCAGTCCCGGACAGCGTGCTGCACATGTTCCTGGACACAGAGGAGGAGCCTGTGGATGACCCTGAAAAGCATGGAGGCCGGGTCCGCACCTTCCCCCATGAGCGGGGCAACTGGGCCACCCACGTCTATGTGCCAT ATGAAACCAGGGAGGAGTTCCTGGACCTGCTTGATGTGTTGCTGCCCCACGCACAGACATACGTACCCCGGCTGGTCCAGATGGAAGCATTCCACCTCAGCTTGTCCCAGAGTGTGGTTCTGCGGCATCACTGGATCCTCCCCTTTGTGCAGGCTCTGAAAGACCGCATGGCCTCCTTCCAGCG ATTCTTCTTTACTGCCAACCGGGTAAAGATTTATACCAATCAAGAGAAAACCAG GACCTTTATTGGGCTCGAGGTCACCTCAGGGCACAACCAGTTCCTGGACCTCGTTTCGGAGGTAGACAGAGTCATGGAGGAATTTGACCTCACCACTTTCTACCAG AATATCGTGGATGAGTTTGAAGACTCCGAGATGGTGCTGCGCGCCCATGCCGAGCAGGTCCGCTGCAAGTCTGGAAACAAGTTCTTCTCGATGCCTTTGATGTGA
- the USB1 gene encoding U6 snRNA phosphodiesterase 1 isoform X3, translating into MFLDTEEEPVDDPEKHGGRVRTFPHERGNWATHVYVPYETREEFLDLLDVLLPHAQTYVPRLVQMEAFHLSLSQSVVLRHHWILPFVQALKDRMASFQRFFFTANRVKIYTNQEKTRTFIGLEVTSGHNQFLDLVSEVDRVMEEFDLTTFYQAPSFHISLAWCVDDAHLQLEGQCLQELQNIVDEFEDSEMVLRAHAEQVRCKSGNKFFSMPLM; encoded by the exons ATGTTCCTGGACACAGAGGAGGAGCCTGTGGATGACCCTGAAAAGCATGGAGGCCGGGTCCGCACCTTCCCCCATGAGCGGGGCAACTGGGCCACCCACGTCTATGTGCCAT ATGAAACCAGGGAGGAGTTCCTGGACCTGCTTGATGTGTTGCTGCCCCACGCACAGACATACGTACCCCGGCTGGTCCAGATGGAAGCATTCCACCTCAGCTTGTCCCAGAGTGTGGTTCTGCGGCATCACTGGATCCTCCCCTTTGTGCAGGCTCTGAAAGACCGCATGGCCTCCTTCCAGCG ATTCTTCTTTACTGCCAACCGGGTAAAGATTTATACCAATCAAGAGAAAACCAG GACCTTTATTGGGCTCGAGGTCACCTCAGGGCACAACCAGTTCCTGGACCTCGTTTCGGAGGTAGACAGAGTCATGGAGGAATTTGACCTCACCACTTTCTACCAG GCCCCTTCATTCCACATCAGTCTGGCCTGGTGTGTGGATGATGCGCATCTCCAGCTTGAAGGGCAGTGCCTGCAGGAACTACAG AATATCGTGGATGAGTTTGAAGACTCCGAGATGGTGCTGCGCGCCCATGCCGAGCAGGTCCGCTGCAAGTCTGGAAACAAGTTCTTCTCGATGCCTTTGATGTGA
- the USB1 gene encoding U6 snRNA phosphodiesterase 1 isoform X1 has translation MSAAPLVGYSSSGSEDEAGAGAGAGAGAQAQPGAGGCGRAQSPLPSQRLPVPDSVLHMFLDTEEEPVDDPEKHGGRVRTFPHERGNWATHVYVPYETREEFLDLLDVLLPHAQTYVPRLVQMEAFHLSLSQSVVLRHHWILPFVQALKDRMASFQRFFFTANRVKIYTNQEKTRTFIGLEVTSGHNQFLDLVSEVDRVMEEFDLTTFYQAPSFHISLAWCVDDAHLQLEGQCLQELQNIVDEFEDSEMVLRAHAEQVRCKSGNKFFSMPLM, from the exons ATGAGCGCGGCGCCCCTGGTGGGCTACAGCAGCAGCGGCTCGGAGGAtgaggccggggccggggccggggccggggcgggggcccaGGCGCAGCCGGGTGCTGGAGGCTGCGGGCG tGCCCAGAGCCCACTTCCCAGCCAGAGGTTGCCAGTCCCGGACAGCGTGCTGCACATGTTCCTGGACACAGAGGAGGAGCCTGTGGATGACCCTGAAAAGCATGGAGGCCGGGTCCGCACCTTCCCCCATGAGCGGGGCAACTGGGCCACCCACGTCTATGTGCCAT ATGAAACCAGGGAGGAGTTCCTGGACCTGCTTGATGTGTTGCTGCCCCACGCACAGACATACGTACCCCGGCTGGTCCAGATGGAAGCATTCCACCTCAGCTTGTCCCAGAGTGTGGTTCTGCGGCATCACTGGATCCTCCCCTTTGTGCAGGCTCTGAAAGACCGCATGGCCTCCTTCCAGCG ATTCTTCTTTACTGCCAACCGGGTAAAGATTTATACCAATCAAGAGAAAACCAG GACCTTTATTGGGCTCGAGGTCACCTCAGGGCACAACCAGTTCCTGGACCTCGTTTCGGAGGTAGACAGAGTCATGGAGGAATTTGACCTCACCACTTTCTACCAG GCCCCTTCATTCCACATCAGTCTGGCCTGGTGTGTGGATGATGCGCATCTCCAGCTTGAAGGGCAGTGCCTGCAGGAACTACAG AATATCGTGGATGAGTTTGAAGACTCCGAGATGGTGCTGCGCGCCCATGCCGAGCAGGTCCGCTGCAAGTCTGGAAACAAGTTCTTCTCGATGCCTTTGATGTGA